Proteins from a genomic interval of Microbacterium imperiale:
- a CDS encoding DUF3000 domain-containing protein yields the protein MADPRPPADAAPFVAAREAVLAMAFRDDLVVREIAAPSGLAPDSLALAGDVRPEDHGVDSPYGTGRIVVLHDPDEPDAWGGPWRIVAFAQAPLEPEIGVDPLLAEVAWSWLIDALEARSASFHSVSGTATKTLSRGFGTLADEGDGAQIELRASWSPVGDITAHIDAWAELTCMLAGLPPGSEGVAVFGARRGNRG from the coding sequence GTGGCCGATCCCCGTCCTCCAGCTGACGCGGCGCCGTTCGTCGCCGCGCGTGAGGCGGTTCTGGCGATGGCGTTCCGCGATGACCTCGTCGTGCGCGAGATCGCGGCGCCCTCGGGACTCGCTCCCGACAGCCTCGCTCTCGCCGGCGACGTGCGCCCCGAGGATCACGGCGTCGACTCCCCCTACGGCACCGGGCGCATCGTCGTGCTGCACGACCCCGACGAACCGGACGCGTGGGGCGGACCCTGGCGGATCGTCGCGTTCGCCCAGGCCCCGCTCGAGCCCGAGATCGGTGTCGATCCGCTGCTGGCGGAGGTCGCCTGGTCCTGGTTGATCGACGCGCTCGAGGCTCGCTCGGCGTCGTTCCACTCGGTGTCGGGTACCGCCACGAAGACACTGTCCCGCGGTTTCGGGACCCTGGCCGACGAGGGCGATGGCGCCCAGATCGAGCTGCGCGCATCCTGGTCGCCCGTGGGCGACATCACCGCCCACATCGACGCCTGGGCGGAACTGACCTGCATGCTGGCCGGCCTTCCTCCGGGGTCGGAGGGCGTCGCCGTCTTCGGAGCACGCCGGGGGAACCGTGGCTGA
- a CDS encoding dihydrofolate reductase family protein — MRVSELRPATGETADIATEDGRAWLTERYRRPAGGYVRLNMVTTLTGAAVGGDGTSDSITSPTDRTILGMIRRDAEVVVVGAESVRAEGYVVPRTAALAIVSRTGRLDGHRLEPAAAGRVMLVVPASATPGAPAGIDVVHAGAGPDLSPVEIVEALRSRGLSRIVCEGGPTLASAFATADLIDEYCITVAPRITPVERPLLSIAGDRELAVAGALMDEAGFSYLRLRPAGRASRG, encoded by the coding sequence GTGCGAGTGAGCGAGTTGCGTCCGGCCACCGGTGAGACTGCCGACATCGCGACGGAGGACGGTCGCGCGTGGCTGACCGAGCGCTACCGGCGCCCCGCCGGGGGCTACGTCCGGCTGAACATGGTGACGACGCTCACCGGCGCCGCGGTCGGCGGCGACGGGACGAGCGACAGCATCACGAGCCCGACCGATCGGACCATCCTCGGCATGATCCGCCGTGACGCCGAGGTCGTCGTCGTCGGAGCCGAGAGCGTCCGCGCCGAGGGCTACGTGGTGCCCCGGACCGCCGCCCTCGCGATCGTGTCGCGCACGGGCCGGCTCGACGGTCATCGACTCGAGCCGGCCGCGGCCGGTCGCGTCATGCTCGTCGTCCCGGCGAGCGCGACTCCCGGGGCCCCCGCCGGCATCGACGTCGTGCACGCCGGCGCCGGTCCCGACCTGTCCCCCGTCGAGATCGTCGAGGCGCTGCGCTCGCGCGGACTCTCGCGCATCGTGTGCGAGGGCGGGCCGACGCTCGCGTCCGCGTTCGCCACCGCCGACCTCATCGACGAGTACTGCATCACGGTGGCACCGCGCATCACGCCGGTCGAGCGTCCGCTGCTGTCGATCGCGGGCGACCGCGAACTCGCGGTGGCCGGCGCCCTCATGGACGAGGCGGGCTTCAGCTACCTGCGCCTGCGGCCCGCCGGTCGAGCCAGTCGCGGATGA
- a CDS encoding 3-hydroxyacyl-CoA dehydrogenase NAD-binding domain-containing protein, giving the protein MSYDDIDFSPLDALTGDEVVTHALVRDVRLASGRTLALITLDNGRDHTRPNTLGPATLAELGGVLDTLAARARSGEIDAVGITGKQYILAAGADLSDVSRLPSPEIAKLVAQRGHQVLGRLSTLGVPSFAFVNGLALGGGLEIALNSTYRTVDSSAAAIALPEVFLGLIPGWGGAYLLPNLIGIENALEVVVSNPLKQNRVLKPQQAFDLGIMDAIFPAVSYLEDSLRWADGVLGGSVKVERKNEPGRIERLTKWPIAIKVARGMLESKIGTVPRAPYIALDLLEKARSGSRDEGFAREDDALAELISGDQFAASMYAFDLVQKRAKRPVGAPDKSLAKKVTKVGIIGAGLMASQFALLFVRKLQVPVLITDLDQARVDKGIAYIHEEIGKLEAKGRLDSDTAGKLRSLVHGTVDKAEYADCDFVIEAVFEEVGVKQQVFGEIERIVADDAILATNTSSLSVEEIGAKLAHPERLVGFHFFNPVAVMPLIEIVRTPQTTDAALSTAFVVAKGLGKNAVLTADAPGFVVNRLLAKVMGEAARAVYEGTPVADVERAFAPLGLPMGPFQLIDLVGWKVAAHVQDTMTSAFPDRFYANENFHELAELPEVVEKDKGGRVTGFTKAAEKVAKKATGKTPASAETILRRVQDGLAQEIKLMLDEGVVPEVQDIDLCLILGAGWPFIDGGASPYLDREGASERAFGDTFHHPPIRGIAHR; this is encoded by the coding sequence ATGAGCTACGACGACATCGACTTCTCCCCGCTCGACGCGCTGACCGGCGACGAGGTCGTGACGCACGCGCTGGTGCGCGACGTCCGCCTGGCATCGGGACGCACGCTCGCCCTCATCACCCTCGACAACGGGCGGGATCACACCCGTCCGAACACGCTCGGACCCGCGACGCTCGCCGAGCTCGGCGGCGTCCTCGACACGCTCGCTGCGCGTGCCCGCTCAGGCGAAATCGACGCTGTCGGCATCACCGGCAAGCAGTACATCCTCGCCGCCGGCGCCGACCTCTCGGATGTGTCGCGACTGCCCTCCCCCGAGATCGCGAAGCTCGTCGCCCAGCGCGGACACCAGGTGCTCGGCCGGCTCTCGACGCTGGGCGTCCCCTCGTTCGCGTTCGTCAACGGCCTCGCGCTGGGCGGCGGCCTCGAGATCGCGCTCAACAGCACCTACCGCACGGTCGACTCCTCTGCCGCCGCGATCGCGCTGCCCGAGGTCTTCCTGGGCCTCATCCCCGGCTGGGGCGGCGCGTACCTGCTGCCGAATCTCATCGGCATCGAGAACGCTCTCGAGGTCGTGGTCAGCAACCCGCTGAAGCAGAATCGCGTCCTCAAGCCGCAGCAGGCGTTCGACCTGGGGATCATGGACGCGATCTTCCCGGCGGTGAGCTACCTCGAGGACTCGCTGCGCTGGGCGGACGGCGTGCTCGGCGGTTCCGTCAAGGTCGAGCGCAAGAACGAGCCCGGACGCATCGAGCGACTCACCAAATGGCCCATCGCGATCAAGGTCGCCCGCGGCATGCTCGAGTCGAAGATCGGCACGGTGCCCCGTGCGCCCTACATCGCGCTCGACCTGCTCGAGAAGGCCCGCAGCGGCAGCCGAGACGAGGGCTTCGCCCGCGAGGACGACGCCCTGGCCGAACTCATCTCGGGTGACCAGTTCGCCGCCTCGATGTACGCCTTCGACCTCGTGCAGAAGCGCGCGAAGCGCCCCGTCGGCGCGCCGGACAAGTCACTGGCGAAGAAGGTCACGAAGGTCGGGATCATCGGCGCGGGGCTCATGGCGAGCCAGTTCGCCCTGCTGTTCGTGCGCAAGCTGCAGGTGCCGGTGCTCATCACCGACCTCGATCAGGCACGCGTCGACAAGGGCATCGCCTACATCCACGAGGAGATCGGCAAGCTCGAGGCGAAGGGCCGGCTCGATTCCGACACGGCGGGCAAGCTCCGCTCGCTCGTGCACGGCACGGTCGACAAGGCCGAGTACGCCGACTGCGACTTCGTCATCGAAGCCGTCTTCGAAGAGGTGGGCGTGAAGCAGCAGGTCTTCGGCGAGATCGAGCGCATCGTCGCCGACGACGCTATCCTCGCCACGAACACCTCGTCGCTGTCGGTGGAAGAGATCGGTGCGAAGCTCGCCCACCCCGAGCGCCTGGTCGGGTTCCACTTCTTCAACCCGGTCGCGGTCATGCCGCTCATCGAGATCGTGCGGACGCCGCAGACGACGGATGCCGCCCTCTCGACCGCTTTCGTGGTCGCGAAGGGTCTCGGCAAGAACGCCGTGCTCACGGCCGACGCCCCGGGCTTCGTCGTCAACCGTCTGCTCGCGAAGGTCATGGGCGAGGCGGCGCGGGCCGTCTACGAGGGCACGCCGGTCGCCGATGTCGAGCGGGCGTTCGCTCCCCTGGGACTGCCCATGGGACCGTTCCAGCTCATCGATCTGGTCGGATGGAAGGTCGCGGCCCACGTCCAGGACACGATGACCTCGGCGTTCCCCGACCGCTTCTACGCGAACGAGAACTTCCACGAGCTCGCCGAGCTGCCCGAGGTCGTCGAGAAGGACAAGGGCGGCCGCGTCACCGGTTTCACCAAGGCGGCGGAGAAGGTCGCGAAGAAGGCGACCGGCAAGACACCCGCCTCGGCCGAAACGATCCTCCGTCGCGTCCAGGACGGCCTCGCGCAGGAGATCAAACTCATGCTCGACGAGGGCGTCGTGCCCGAGGTGCAGGACATCGACCTGTGCCTCATCCTCGGCGCCGGGTGGCCGTTCATCGACGGCGGTGCCTCGCCCTACCTCGACCGCGAGGGCGCGTCGGAGCGGGCGTTCGGCGACACCTTCCACCACCCGCCCATCCGCGGCATCGCTCACCGCTGA
- a CDS encoding alpha/beta hydrolase family protein — MMGSRRAGAAGASPAAAAAVKTSIVALAGALGLTLAALGTVSMRVARKVVTPAGRVPDTELLAVDVPAQTVTLSRTDDTQLPGRYGLFTTGTASYVKVGAVLSLDGTSVKRKLLTQITPDDRLSAAAAFSGWYYDAPEELHLPFRTELVGSPLGPCPAWFFPADGPTGAPSDTWVIQIHGRGTTRAEALRAVPVFHAAGISSLLVSYRNDGEAPRSRTGTYMLGATEWRDVDAAVGAARRRGAKRVFLMGWSMGGAIALQVALNSAHRDLIAGIILESPAIDWRVVLDYQADLLRIPAPVATTAVRALDSDWGSRLLGLNAPIPFDTLDVVARAAELRHPILILHSDDDGFVPADASYQLAQARPDLVELEVFQVARHTKLWNYDPERWTRVIRDWLDRRAAGAGS; from the coding sequence ATGATGGGTTCCAGGCGCGCCGGAGCTGCGGGCGCATCTCCAGCAGCAGCGGCAGCGGTCAAGACCTCGATCGTCGCGCTCGCCGGGGCGCTCGGCCTGACGCTGGCGGCCCTCGGAACCGTGTCGATGCGGGTTGCGCGCAAGGTCGTGACCCCCGCGGGCCGTGTGCCCGACACCGAGCTCCTCGCCGTCGACGTGCCGGCTCAGACGGTCACGCTGTCGCGCACCGACGACACGCAGCTGCCGGGGCGGTACGGCCTCTTCACGACCGGGACCGCCTCGTACGTCAAGGTGGGCGCGGTGCTCTCGCTCGATGGCACGTCGGTCAAGCGCAAGCTGCTCACCCAGATCACGCCCGACGACCGGCTGTCGGCGGCGGCCGCTTTCAGCGGCTGGTATTACGACGCACCCGAAGAGCTGCACCTGCCCTTCCGGACCGAGCTCGTCGGGTCGCCGCTCGGCCCGTGCCCCGCGTGGTTCTTCCCCGCTGACGGTCCGACCGGCGCGCCCAGCGACACCTGGGTGATCCAGATCCACGGTCGCGGCACGACGCGCGCCGAAGCCCTGCGCGCCGTCCCGGTCTTCCACGCCGCGGGCATCTCGTCGCTGCTCGTGTCGTACCGCAACGACGGTGAGGCGCCGCGCAGCCGCACAGGCACCTACATGCTCGGCGCGACGGAGTGGCGCGACGTGGATGCCGCTGTGGGAGCGGCCCGGCGCCGCGGCGCGAAGCGCGTGTTCCTCATGGGGTGGTCCATGGGCGGCGCCATCGCCCTGCAAGTGGCCCTGAACTCGGCCCACCGCGACCTCATCGCCGGCATCATCCTCGAGTCGCCCGCGATCGACTGGCGCGTCGTGCTCGACTATCAGGCGGATCTGCTGCGCATCCCCGCGCCCGTTGCGACGACGGCCGTGCGCGCCCTCGACAGCGACTGGGGCTCGCGTCTGCTCGGACTCAACGCGCCCATCCCGTTCGACACCCTCGACGTCGTGGCGCGAGCGGCCGAGCTGCGGCATCCGATCCTCATCCTGCACAGCGACGACGACGGTTTCGTCCCCGCCGACGCCTCGTACCAGCTCGCGCAGGCGCGTCCCGATCTCGTCGAGCTCGAGGTGTTCCAGGTCGCGCGCCACACGAAGCTGTGGAACTACGACCCGGAACGGTGGACGCGCGTCATCCGCGACTGGCTCGACCGGCGGGCCGCAGGCGCAGGTAGCTGA
- a CDS encoding ribonuclease D, producing the protein MAEYTVIADDAELERAAALLASGSGPVAVDVERASGFRYSQRAYLIQVFRRGAGVFLFDPPALSTFAPLQAAIGEAEWVLHAASQDLPSLREAGLDPVSIFDTELAARLLGHARVGLGAVVEDTLGIVLAKAHSAADWSTRPLPQSWLEYAALDVEHLIDVRDALAQELEAQGKVEFAAQEFQAVLDRPVKPPREDPWRRLSGLHAVRGRRALAVARALWTAREEYAREQDVAPGRLVPDRALVAALIADPRSKQDLARVKDFTGRASRSQLDRWWAAIEAGRAEQTLPPDRLPGDGLPPPRAWAERNPPADARLKAAKPLVEQRAEELSMPTENLLTPDLLRRVAWAPPAEITAQTVGEALAGLGARPWQIEQTAQLIAQAFVDSVHEPPVQPPTAS; encoded by the coding sequence GTGGCTGAATACACCGTCATCGCCGATGACGCCGAACTCGAACGCGCCGCCGCACTGCTGGCATCCGGCTCGGGGCCCGTGGCCGTCGACGTCGAGCGCGCGTCCGGCTTCCGCTACTCGCAGCGCGCCTACCTGATCCAGGTGTTCCGGCGGGGTGCGGGCGTCTTCCTGTTCGATCCGCCGGCGCTGTCGACGTTCGCCCCCTTGCAGGCGGCGATCGGCGAGGCCGAGTGGGTCCTGCACGCCGCGAGCCAGGACCTTCCCTCGCTGCGCGAGGCCGGGCTCGACCCGGTGTCGATCTTCGATACCGAGCTCGCCGCTCGCCTGCTCGGGCACGCGCGGGTCGGGCTCGGCGCCGTCGTCGAAGACACCCTCGGCATCGTCCTCGCCAAAGCGCACTCCGCGGCCGACTGGTCGACGCGCCCGTTGCCGCAGTCGTGGCTCGAGTACGCCGCCCTCGACGTCGAGCATCTCATCGACGTCCGCGACGCCCTGGCACAGGAGCTCGAGGCGCAGGGCAAGGTCGAGTTCGCGGCTCAGGAGTTCCAGGCTGTCCTCGACCGTCCCGTGAAGCCCCCGCGCGAGGATCCGTGGCGCCGCCTGAGCGGCCTCCACGCGGTGCGCGGCCGGCGCGCCCTGGCCGTGGCGCGAGCCTTGTGGACGGCGCGCGAGGAGTACGCCCGCGAGCAGGATGTCGCTCCCGGGCGCCTCGTTCCCGACCGCGCCCTCGTCGCCGCGCTCATCGCCGACCCGCGCTCGAAGCAGGACCTCGCCCGCGTGAAGGACTTCACGGGGCGCGCCAGCCGGTCGCAGCTGGACCGGTGGTGGGCCGCGATCGAGGCAGGTCGGGCCGAGCAGACGCTGCCGCCCGACCGCCTGCCCGGCGACGGCCTGCCGCCGCCCCGCGCTTGGGCCGAGCGCAACCCTCCCGCCGACGCTCGACTCAAAGCCGCCAAGCCGCTCGTCGAGCAGCGCGCCGAGGAGCTCTCGATGCCGACGGAGAATCTGCTGACCCCCGACCTGCTGCGCCGCGTCGCGTGGGCACCGCCCGCCGAGATCACCGCCCAAACGGTCGGCGAGGCCCTCGCGGGCCTCGGCGCTCGCCCGTGGCAGATTGAGCAGACCGCACAGCTGATCGCGCAGGCCTTTGTGGATTCCGTGCACGAGCCTCCCGTGCAGCCGCCGACCGCTTCGTAG
- a CDS encoding ammonium transporter: MDQGNTAFILIAAAFVLLMTPGLAFFYGGLVKAKSVISMMMMSFGALGLIGVLWVLFGYAIAFPGAEGTVAPWAIDWSAIGLSSLLETPEDAAYPPMAFVCFQATFAILTVALVSGAIADRAKFGAWMLFAGVWATVVYFPVASWVFNFGLADDGSFEYGGWITKGLQDVFGVGAIDFAGGTAVHINAGAAALALALVLGKRVGFQKGVHVPHNPPFVLLGAGLLWFGWFGFNAGSELAADGTAALAFINTIAAPAAALLAWLLVEKIKDGKPTSVGAASGAVAGLVAITPACASVDPIWAIVLGLIAGAACALAIELKYKLGFDDSLDVVGIHLVGGLIGTLYLGFFANGTGLFMGGDASQLIVQAIAALAVLAYSFVLAFVIGLAIEKTIGFRVKNEDEIAGIDTVVHGEVGYTLSDAKV, translated from the coding sequence ATGGATCAAGGCAACACCGCATTCATACTCATCGCAGCCGCGTTCGTCCTGCTGATGACGCCCGGACTCGCGTTCTTCTACGGCGGCCTCGTCAAGGCCAAGAGCGTCATCAGCATGATGATGATGAGCTTCGGAGCGCTCGGGCTCATCGGCGTCCTGTGGGTGCTCTTCGGGTACGCCATCGCCTTCCCCGGCGCTGAGGGCACCGTCGCACCCTGGGCGATCGACTGGAGCGCGATCGGACTGAGCAGCCTGCTCGAGACCCCCGAGGACGCCGCCTACCCGCCGATGGCTTTCGTCTGCTTCCAGGCGACCTTCGCCATCCTCACCGTCGCGCTCGTCTCGGGCGCCATCGCCGACCGGGCCAAGTTCGGCGCCTGGATGCTGTTCGCCGGAGTGTGGGCCACCGTGGTCTACTTCCCGGTCGCGAGCTGGGTGTTCAACTTCGGCCTCGCCGACGACGGCTCGTTCGAGTACGGCGGCTGGATCACCAAGGGCCTGCAGGACGTCTTCGGCGTTGGAGCGATCGACTTCGCCGGTGGTACCGCGGTCCACATCAACGCCGGTGCCGCCGCGCTCGCGCTGGCTCTGGTACTCGGCAAGCGCGTCGGCTTCCAGAAGGGCGTCCACGTCCCCCACAACCCGCCGTTCGTCCTGCTCGGCGCCGGTCTGCTGTGGTTCGGCTGGTTCGGCTTCAACGCCGGCTCCGAGCTCGCCGCCGACGGCACCGCGGCGCTCGCGTTCATCAACACGATCGCCGCCCCCGCCGCCGCGCTGCTCGCCTGGCTGCTGGTCGAGAAGATCAAGGACGGCAAGCCCACGTCGGTCGGCGCCGCCTCGGGTGCCGTCGCCGGTCTCGTGGCGATCACCCCGGCCTGCGCCTCGGTCGACCCGATCTGGGCGATCGTCCTCGGCCTCATCGCCGGTGCGGCCTGCGCCCTCGCCATCGAGCTGAAGTACAAGCTCGGCTTCGACGACTCCCTCGACGTGGTCGGCATCCACCTCGTCGGCGGTCTCATCGGAACGCTGTACCTCGGCTTCTTCGCCAACGGCACCGGCCTGTTCATGGGCGGCGACGCCAGCCAGCTGATCGTCCAGGCCATCGCGGCGCTCGCCGTGCTCGCCTACTCGTTCGTGCTCGCCTTCGTCATCGGTCTCGCGATCGAGAAGACGATCGGCTTCCGCGTCAAGAACGAGGACGAGATCGCCGGCATCGACACGGTCGTCCACGGTGAGGTCGGCTACACGCTGTCCGACGCCAAGGTCTGA
- a CDS encoding type II toxin-antitoxin system PemK/MazF family toxin has protein sequence MAPAPPTRTPSPSPHATRDRSAEASRAGAASVVEVPLPPKRGLRLAYEPRPDALPDPGEIVWAWVPYEEDPARGKDRPLLVLARADGGRSWAMKLTSKPHDGERDHLPLGTGDWDRQGRPSWLDVDQIYLVPAHGIRREAGGLGRDGFRRVAAALAQRYGWTDAG, from the coding sequence GTGGCGCCCGCACCGCCGACGCGGACCCCGTCCCCATCGCCGCACGCGACGCGCGACCGCAGCGCCGAGGCGAGTCGGGCGGGTGCGGCATCCGTCGTCGAAGTGCCGCTGCCGCCGAAGCGCGGGCTGCGCCTGGCATACGAGCCGCGGCCGGACGCGTTGCCGGATCCGGGCGAGATCGTCTGGGCGTGGGTGCCGTACGAGGAGGACCCCGCGCGCGGCAAGGACCGTCCGCTGCTCGTCCTCGCGCGCGCGGATGGCGGGCGCAGCTGGGCGATGAAGCTGACGAGCAAGCCCCACGACGGTGAACGCGATCACCTGCCCCTCGGGACGGGCGACTGGGACCGCCAGGGGCGGCCGTCCTGGCTCGATGTCGATCAGATCTATCTCGTACCCGCCCACGGCATTCGGCGCGAGGCGGGCGGGCTCGGACGCGACGGCTTCCGCCGTGTCGCCGCAGCGCTGGCGCAGCGATACGGCTGGACCGACGCGGGCTGA
- the zapE gene encoding cell division protein ZapE, whose translation MTSTSAGILRLSDRRPEVGGAEVLAALVPPPQFDGATFDSYRADPQYPSQQEAKDLLETFAGGGARAARGGLFRRAKKAPAMKPGVYLDGGFGVGKTHLLAAIYHAMPARRKYFGSFIEYTALVGAVGYQNTVQLLRRSDLLCIDEFELDDPGDTMVMTRLLGELVASGTRLAATSNTPPNALGEGRFAAQDFLREIHAMSASFETIRIDGTDYRQRAVDGHAVALSPEDYERTVSDAAATTAVSDDAFADLVAHLASVHPSRYIRLIDGVSVVGLRDVAQLTDQSAALRFVAFVDRAYDAQIPIRATGRPLDEVFGDDMLAGGYRKKYLRAISRLVALTHS comes from the coding sequence GTGACGAGCACATCCGCCGGAATCCTGCGCCTGAGCGACCGCCGTCCGGAGGTGGGCGGAGCCGAGGTGCTCGCCGCGCTCGTGCCGCCGCCGCAGTTCGACGGCGCGACCTTCGACTCGTACCGGGCCGACCCGCAGTACCCCTCCCAGCAGGAGGCGAAGGACCTGCTCGAGACCTTCGCGGGCGGTGGCGCTCGGGCCGCCCGCGGCGGCCTGTTCCGACGCGCGAAGAAGGCGCCGGCGATGAAGCCCGGCGTGTACCTCGACGGCGGATTCGGCGTGGGCAAGACCCACCTGCTCGCGGCGATCTACCACGCGATGCCGGCCCGCCGGAAGTACTTCGGCTCGTTCATCGAGTACACCGCGCTTGTGGGCGCCGTCGGCTACCAGAACACCGTCCAGCTGCTGCGCAGGTCCGATCTCCTGTGCATCGACGAGTTCGAGCTCGACGACCCGGGCGACACCATGGTGATGACCCGACTTCTGGGCGAGCTCGTCGCCTCGGGGACGCGCCTGGCCGCGACCTCGAACACGCCGCCCAACGCGCTCGGCGAGGGGCGCTTCGCGGCGCAGGATTTCCTGCGCGAGATCCACGCCATGTCGGCGAGCTTCGAGACGATCCGCATCGACGGCACGGACTACCGTCAGCGCGCCGTCGACGGTCACGCCGTCGCGCTCAGTCCCGAGGACTACGAGCGGACCGTGTCGGATGCCGCGGCCACCACCGCCGTGTCGGACGACGCCTTCGCCGACCTGGTGGCGCACCTCGCGAGCGTCCACCCCTCGCGCTACATCCGCCTCATCGACGGCGTCTCGGTCGTCGGCCTGCGCGATGTCGCGCAGCTGACCGACCAGTCGGCTGCCCTGCGCTTCGTCGCCTTCGTCGACCGCGCCTACGACGCACAGATCCCCATCCGCGCGACGGGGCGGCCGCTCGACGAGGTCTTCGGTGATGACATGCTCGCCGGCGGATACCGCAAGAAGTACCTCCGAGCGATCTCGCGCCTGGTCGCTCTCACCCACTCCTGA
- a CDS encoding thiolase family protein — protein MAEISDVYFIDGMRTPFGRAGEKGMYWNTRADDLVVKAIRGVLERNPDVPLDRIDDVAIAATTQQGDQGLTLGRTAAILAGLPQSVPGFAIDRMCAGAMTSVTTMAGSIGVGMYDLALAGGVEHMGRHPLGGSDADPNPRFLTEKLVSADALNMGITAERLHDRFPALTKERSDRFGMRSQHKAQAAYDAGKIQPDLVPVAVKSADGAWGLATEDEGRRPETTMEGLAQLKTPFRPHGRVTAGTSSPLTDGATMSLLAGSRAVKELGLTPKMRLVSFGFAGVQPEVMGIGPIPSTEKALAKAGLTIDDIGLFELNEAFAIQVLSLLDHFGIDDDDPRVNPWGGAIAVGHPLAASGVRLMLQLAAQFAERPDVRYGLTAMCVGLGQGGSVIWENPHYTGKKKK, from the coding sequence GTGGCCGAGATCTCGGACGTCTACTTCATCGACGGCATGCGCACGCCCTTCGGGCGCGCCGGCGAGAAGGGCATGTACTGGAACACGCGAGCCGATGACCTCGTCGTCAAGGCGATTCGCGGGGTCCTCGAGCGGAACCCGGATGTTCCGCTCGATCGGATCGACGACGTGGCAATCGCCGCGACGACGCAGCAGGGCGATCAGGGTCTGACGCTCGGCCGGACGGCGGCGATCCTCGCCGGCCTCCCGCAGAGCGTGCCCGGCTTCGCCATCGACCGCATGTGCGCCGGTGCGATGACGAGCGTGACGACCATGGCCGGCTCGATCGGAGTCGGGATGTACGACCTCGCGCTGGCCGGCGGGGTCGAGCACATGGGCCGTCACCCGCTCGGCGGCAGCGACGCCGACCCCAATCCCCGGTTCCTCACCGAAAAGCTCGTCAGCGCCGACGCCCTGAACATGGGCATCACCGCGGAGCGCCTGCACGACCGCTTCCCCGCGCTCACCAAGGAGCGCTCCGACCGCTTCGGCATGCGAAGCCAGCACAAGGCGCAGGCGGCGTACGACGCCGGGAAGATCCAGCCCGACCTCGTCCCCGTCGCCGTGAAGTCGGCCGACGGTGCATGGGGCCTGGCGACCGAGGACGAGGGCCGCCGCCCCGAGACCACGATGGAGGGCCTCGCGCAGCTGAAGACTCCCTTCCGTCCGCACGGACGCGTCACGGCGGGCACCTCGTCGCCGTTGACCGACGGCGCGACGATGAGCCTGCTCGCCGGCTCGCGTGCCGTGAAGGAGCTCGGACTCACCCCCAAGATGCGCCTGGTGTCGTTCGGCTTCGCCGGAGTCCAGCCCGAGGTCATGGGAATCGGACCGATCCCGTCGACCGAGAAGGCGCTGGCCAAGGCGGGCCTGACGATCGACGACATCGGGCTGTTCGAGCTCAACGAGGCGTTCGCGATCCAGGTGCTGTCGCTGCTCGACCACTTCGGCATCGACGACGACGATCCCCGTGTGAACCCGTGGGGCGGCGCGATCGCCGTGGGCCACCCGCTCGCGGCATCCGGTGTGCGGCTCATGCTCCAGCTCGCGGCGCAGTTCGCCGAGCGCCCCGATGTCCGCTACGGCCTCACCGCCATGTGCGTCGGGCTCGGCCAGGGCGGCTCGGTCATCTGGGAGAACCCGCACTACACCGGCAAGAAGAAGAAGTGA